In a single window of the Vicugna pacos chromosome 8, VicPac4, whole genome shotgun sequence genome:
- the PLAGL1 gene encoding zinc finger protein PLAGL1 isoform X1, with translation MATYPCQLCGKTFLTLEKFTIHNYSHSRERPYKCLQPDCGKAFISRYKLMRHMATHSPQKSHQCAHCEKTFNRKDHLKNHLQTHDPNKMAFGCEECGKKYNTMLGYKRHLALHAASSGDLTCGVCALELGSTEVLLDHLKAHAEEKPPSGTKEKKHQCDHCERCFYTRKDVRRHLVVHTGCKDFLCQFCAQRFGRKDHLTRHTKKTHSQELMKESLQSGDLLSTFHSISPQFQLKAAPLSPFPLGAPAQNGLASSLPAEVHSHTHNPPEPTSQPVPALPELLAPLPPVASPSSPPPPLQNHKYNTSSTSYSPLASLPLKADTKGFCNTNLLEDLPLQEPQSPHKLSPGFDLAKGGAGKVSLPKELPADAVNLTIPASLDLSPLLGFWQLPPPATQNAFGNSTLTLGPGESLPHRLSCLGQQQQDPSLAMSTMSLGQLPLPPIPHVFPAGTGSAILPHFHHAFR, from the exons ATGGCCACGTACCCCTGCCAATTATGTGGCAAGACGTTCCTCACCCTGGAGAAGTTCACTATCCACAATTATTCCCACTCCAGGGAGCGACCCTACAAGTGCTTGCAGCCAGACTGTGGCAAAGCCTTCATTTCCAGATATAAATTAATGAG GCACATGGCTACCCACTCACCCCAGAAGTCCCACCAGTGCGCTCACTGCGAGAAGACCTTCAACCGGAAAGACCACCTGAAAAACCACCTCCAAACACACGACCCCAACAAAATGGCCTTTGGGTGTGAGGAGTGTGGGAAGAAGTACAACACCATGCTGGGCTACAAGAGGCACCTGGCCCTCCACGCGGCCAGCAGCGGCGACCTCACCTGCGGCGTCTGTGCCCTGGAGCTGGGGAGCACAGAGGTGCTGCTGGACCACCTCAAAGCCCACGCCGAGGAGAAGCCCCCTAGTGGAACCAAGGAAAAGAAGCACCAGTGCGACCACTGTGAAAGATGCTTCTACACCCGGAAAGACGTGCGGCGCCACCTGGTGGTCCACACAGGCTGCAAGGACTTCCTGTGTCAGTTCTGCGCCCAGAGATTTGGGCGCAAAGACCACCTCACACGACATACCAAGAAGACACACTCACAGGAGCTGATGAAGGAGAGCCTGCAGTCTGGAGACCTTCTGAGCACCTTCCACTCCATCTCTCCCCAGTTTCAACTGAAGGCTGCCCCGCTGTCTCCTTTCCCTTTAGGAGCTCCTGCACAGAACGGGCTTGCAAGTAGCTTGCCAGCTGAGGTACACAGCCACACCCACAATCCCCCGGAGCCAACCTCCCAGCCTGTACCGGCGCTGCCAGAGCTCCTGGCCCCCCTGCCCCCCGTGGCCTCTCCCAGctctccccccccacccctccagaaTCACAAGTACAACACCAGTTCTACCTCGTACTCCCCACTTGCAAGCCTGCCCCTCAAAGCAGATACTAAAGGATTCTGCAATACCAATTTGCTTGAGGACTTGCCTCTGCAAGAGCCTCAGTCACCTCACAAGCTCAGCCCAGGTTTTGATCTGGCCAAGGGAGGTGCTGGTAAAGTCAGCCTGCCCAAGGAGCTGCCTGCAGACGCTGTGAACCTAACAATACCTGCCTCTTTGGACCTTTCCCCCCTGTTGGGCTTCTGGCAGCTGCCCCCTCCTGCTACCCAAAATGCCTTTGGGAATAGCACTCTCACCCTGGGGCCTGGGGAGTCCCTGCCCCACAGGCTAAGCTGTCTGGGGCAGCAGCAACAAGATCCCTCACTAGCCATGAGCACTATGAGCCTGGgccagctccccctcccccccatccCCCATGTGTTCCCGGCTGGCACTGGCTCAGCCATCCTGCCTCATTTCCACCATGCATTCAGATGA
- the PLAGL1 gene encoding zinc finger protein PLAGL1 isoform X2, with the protein MATHSPQKSHQCAHCEKTFNRKDHLKNHLQTHDPNKMAFGCEECGKKYNTMLGYKRHLALHAASSGDLTCGVCALELGSTEVLLDHLKAHAEEKPPSGTKEKKHQCDHCERCFYTRKDVRRHLVVHTGCKDFLCQFCAQRFGRKDHLTRHTKKTHSQELMKESLQSGDLLSTFHSISPQFQLKAAPLSPFPLGAPAQNGLASSLPAEVHSHTHNPPEPTSQPVPALPELLAPLPPVASPSSPPPPLQNHKYNTSSTSYSPLASLPLKADTKGFCNTNLLEDLPLQEPQSPHKLSPGFDLAKGGAGKVSLPKELPADAVNLTIPASLDLSPLLGFWQLPPPATQNAFGNSTLTLGPGESLPHRLSCLGQQQQDPSLAMSTMSLGQLPLPPIPHVFPAGTGSAILPHFHHAFR; encoded by the coding sequence ATGGCTACCCACTCACCCCAGAAGTCCCACCAGTGCGCTCACTGCGAGAAGACCTTCAACCGGAAAGACCACCTGAAAAACCACCTCCAAACACACGACCCCAACAAAATGGCCTTTGGGTGTGAGGAGTGTGGGAAGAAGTACAACACCATGCTGGGCTACAAGAGGCACCTGGCCCTCCACGCGGCCAGCAGCGGCGACCTCACCTGCGGCGTCTGTGCCCTGGAGCTGGGGAGCACAGAGGTGCTGCTGGACCACCTCAAAGCCCACGCCGAGGAGAAGCCCCCTAGTGGAACCAAGGAAAAGAAGCACCAGTGCGACCACTGTGAAAGATGCTTCTACACCCGGAAAGACGTGCGGCGCCACCTGGTGGTCCACACAGGCTGCAAGGACTTCCTGTGTCAGTTCTGCGCCCAGAGATTTGGGCGCAAAGACCACCTCACACGACATACCAAGAAGACACACTCACAGGAGCTGATGAAGGAGAGCCTGCAGTCTGGAGACCTTCTGAGCACCTTCCACTCCATCTCTCCCCAGTTTCAACTGAAGGCTGCCCCGCTGTCTCCTTTCCCTTTAGGAGCTCCTGCACAGAACGGGCTTGCAAGTAGCTTGCCAGCTGAGGTACACAGCCACACCCACAATCCCCCGGAGCCAACCTCCCAGCCTGTACCGGCGCTGCCAGAGCTCCTGGCCCCCCTGCCCCCCGTGGCCTCTCCCAGctctccccccccacccctccagaaTCACAAGTACAACACCAGTTCTACCTCGTACTCCCCACTTGCAAGCCTGCCCCTCAAAGCAGATACTAAAGGATTCTGCAATACCAATTTGCTTGAGGACTTGCCTCTGCAAGAGCCTCAGTCACCTCACAAGCTCAGCCCAGGTTTTGATCTGGCCAAGGGAGGTGCTGGTAAAGTCAGCCTGCCCAAGGAGCTGCCTGCAGACGCTGTGAACCTAACAATACCTGCCTCTTTGGACCTTTCCCCCCTGTTGGGCTTCTGGCAGCTGCCCCCTCCTGCTACCCAAAATGCCTTTGGGAATAGCACTCTCACCCTGGGGCCTGGGGAGTCCCTGCCCCACAGGCTAAGCTGTCTGGGGCAGCAGCAACAAGATCCCTCACTAGCCATGAGCACTATGAGCCTGGgccagctccccctcccccccatccCCCATGTGTTCCCGGCTGGCACTGGCTCAGCCATCCTGCCTCATTTCCACCATGCATTCAGATGA